From the genome of Bradyrhizobium sp. G127:
GACCACCACATTGGCCGCGGTCGCGCCGTCTGGCAGCGATCCGGCCAACTGGCGTCCGACGACATCAAGCGTCTGTCCCGCGTCACGTTCGGCCTGCGTCTCGCCGACGCAGACGATCGCGACCAGTTTGGCGCGCCATGCCGCCTCGGCCTTGGACCGCACCACGGCGTCGCTTTCGCCGTGATCGGCGCGGCGCTCGGAATGGCCGACGATTACCGCCGTGGCGCCCGTGTCAGCGACCATTTCCGCCGAAATATCGCCCGTATGAGCCCCGGAGGGCGCGGGGTGGCAGTCCTGCGCGCCGATCGCAACCTTCGATCCGGAAACAACCGAAACGGCGGTGAACAACAGTGTCGCGGGCGGACAGACCAGAAGATCGGCCTTGTCTTTCAACTCCCCGGCCCCCTGCCAGATCGACGCCAGTTCGGTCATCGAGGCTTTCAGGCCGTTCATTTTCCAATTCCCGGCGATCAGGGGGCGGCGCTTGTCGGTCATCGTCGATCTCACATGCGAATTGATGGATTTGCGCTAGCAGAGGGTGTCCGAAGACGCCAGTTCCACATCTGGCTTGTTAACCGCGCTGAAGCGTCGCCGTCAGCACGGTTGCTAGGGAACCGGCACCCCTTTATATGTCGGCGAAACAACGCGGTAACGCCACTGCGGCGAACCGCCCCTCCTCCTGAAACATCAAGTTGGTCCCATGCTCCGAGGAATGCGCAAAGCCTCATCGAACTGGCTCGGCAAGACGGTAATGTCCGTCCTGTTTGGCGTGCTGATCGTCAGTTTCGGCGTCTGGGGCATCGCCGACATCTTCAAGGGCTTCGGACAATCGTCGCTGGCCAAGATCGGCAGCACGGAAATCACCACCGAGCAATTCCGCAATCTGTTCACCGACAAGCTCCAGCAGATCGGCCGCCGCTTCGGACGTCCGATCACGATGGAGCAGGCGCGCCAGTTCGGCCTCGACCGCCAGGTACTTCAGGAAGTGATCGCGGACGCCGCCCTCGACGAGAACGTGCGCCGTCTGGGTCTCGGACAATCAGACGCCGACGTGGTGCGGGTGATTTCAAACGATCCGAACTTCAAGGGTCTCGACGGCCGGTTCGAGCATGAGCGGTTCGTGCAGATCATTCGTCAGGCCGGCTACACCGAGCAGCGCTACATCGCCGAGCAGCGCCGCCGTTCGCTGCGCACCCAGATCACCGGCACAATCACCGCCGGTCTTGAGCCGCCGAAGACCCAGCTCGAAGCGCTGGTCCGCTTCCAGAACGAACAGCGCTCGGCCGAATACATCCGGCTGACCGCGGCGCAGGCAGGCACCATCGAAGCGCCCTCGCCCGAAGCGCTTGCCGCATACTTCGAAGACCGCAAGCAACTGTTCCGCGCGCCGGAGTATCGCAAGATCGCGGTGCTGGCGCTGACGCCCGACGAACTCGCCAAGAAGATCGAGGTATCGGACGACGATGCAAAGAAGGTGTTCGAGCAGCGCCGTGAGCGTTACGCGACGCCGGAAAAGCGTCAGGTCTTGCAGATCCCGTTTCAGAATCCGGACGAGGCGAAAGCCGCAAGCGACCGCATCGCCGCCGGGACATCGTTCGAGGACATCGCCAAGGAGCGCAACCTCACGCCGAGCGACATCGATCTCGGCAACGTGACCAGAGCCGGCATGGATGCCGCGCTCGCGGATGCCGCGTTTGCGCTGGCGCCGGGCGCCGTCAGTCCGCCGGTGAAGGGCGCGCTGGTGACCGCGCTGCTCAAGGTCACCAAGGTCGAGCCGGGCACCAACCCCAGCTATGAAAGCCTCGCCGCGCAGATCAAACGCGAGATCGCGGTCGAGCGGGCGCGGGCGCAGTTGCAGGACCTGCACAACAAGATCGAGGACGAGCGCGGCGGCGGATCAAACATCGCCGAGGCCGCGCAGAAGCTCGGCCTCACCGCCGTCACGATCGAGGCCGTCGACCGCTCCGGCCGCGGCCCCGACGGCAAGCCGGTGACCGGCCTGCCGCAGGGCATCGACATCATCGCCCCCGCCTTCGCCAGCAATATCGGCGTCGAGAAC
Proteins encoded in this window:
- a CDS encoding peptidylprolyl isomerase, producing the protein MRKASSNWLGKTVMSVLFGVLIVSFGVWGIADIFKGFGQSSLAKIGSTEITTEQFRNLFTDKLQQIGRRFGRPITMEQARQFGLDRQVLQEVIADAALDENVRRLGLGQSDADVVRVISNDPNFKGLDGRFEHERFVQIIRQAGYTEQRYIAEQRRRSLRTQITGTITAGLEPPKTQLEALVRFQNEQRSAEYIRLTAAQAGTIEAPSPEALAAYFEDRKQLFRAPEYRKIAVLALTPDELAKKIEVSDDDAKKVFEQRRERYATPEKRQVLQIPFQNPDEAKAASDRIAAGTSFEDIAKERNLTPSDIDLGNVTRAGMDAALADAAFALAPGAVSPPVKGALVTALLKVTKVEPGTNPSYESLAAQIKREIAVERARAQLQDLHNKIEDERGGGSNIAEAAQKLGLTAVTIEAVDRSGRGPDGKPVTGLPQGIDIIAPAFASNIGVENEPAQFNGGEVWFDVLGITPSRERPLDEVKAQVEVRWRDEQVATRLRAKSAEIVEKLNKGAKFDAEAAAAGVKVETAALFKRDADPKGVPEQLVAAAFRTPKDGNGQAEGAGGSDWLVFKVTDVVVPAVDLASEDVKKLKDNLRQAEAEEQLAAYVTKLETEIGVTINQNAFAVATGAASTQ
- the tpiA gene encoding triose-phosphate isomerase, which translates into the protein MTDKRRPLIAGNWKMNGLKASMTELASIWQGAGELKDKADLLVCPPATLLFTAVSVVSGSKVAIGAQDCHPAPSGAHTGDISAEMVADTGATAVIVGHSERRADHGESDAVVRSKAEAAWRAKLVAIVCVGETQAERDAGQTLDVVGRQLAGSLPDGATAANVVVAYEPVWAIGTGRTPTTKDVEEVHAFIRGKLKERFSQEGASVRILYGGSVKPSNAAELMTVPNVDGALVGGASLKAVDFLAIAAACP